A section of the Triticum dicoccoides isolate Atlit2015 ecotype Zavitan chromosome 7A, WEW_v2.0, whole genome shotgun sequence genome encodes:
- the LOC119329737 gene encoding cysteine-rich receptor-like protein kinase 29: protein MAKKIVLKVELKDDRQKRKAIKALCTLHGIDQIGVDTKHGKITVIGVVNPVDVVARLRKKLFLKVQIVAVGPAKETYEFTFEFLNRITNNFSEECIIGRGGHGVVYKGEQDNGECIAVKKFHLMRGLDNEKFKNEFNNLMRVRHRNTVRLVGYCHHTEQVLVEHNGEHVSARVEERALCSEYLPGGSLDTHLSNESCALDWHICYNIIKGLCEGLHYLHEGLEYPIYHLELRPTKILLDKDMMPKIGGFGFSRHSTETFNTSEVMGTSVYMPPEYISKRQITPKFDVFSLGVIILQIMAGKQSYIKCADIPPEEFIELVYGLWVNRLQDTISKRTSREVRTCIGIALKCVEFNLMKRPSINEIIQELNKVDIVEWSFEFLELITNGFSEQNIVGRGGYGVIYKGVLENGEEIAVKKLHPVLWIDDEQFENELNILMRVKHKNIIQLVGYCHHTSQIVAEYKGEHVSASVVERAICLEYMQGGSLADHLSDEPCRLDWDKCYKIIKEICEGLHYLHNVDAPIYHLDLKPANILLDKDMVAKLGDFGLSRLFHSMQTYITESQDMKGTRGYMPPEYINRQQISPKFDVFSLGVIIIQIMAGKDGYFNCADTPPKEFIKHVCENWRMRLQAMMPSHVSEEVRACIEIALKCVEDDRTRRPTIAQIVNELSNIGIAKSKPICQWANKLSALKTFLTSSIGCSS, encoded by the exons ATGGCTAAG AAGATCGTGCTGAAGGTCGAGCTGAAAGACGACAGGCAGAAGAGGAAGGCGATCAAAGCACTCTGTACTCTCCATG GTATCGATCAGATTGGTGTGGACACCAAGCATGGGAAAATCACGGTCATCGGGGTGGTTAATCCCGTCGATGTCGTGGCCAGGCTGCGAAAGAAGTTGTTTCTGAAGGTTCAGATCGTCGCCGTCGGGCCCGCCAAGGAGACGTACGAATTTACATTCGAGTTCTTGAACCGTATCACAAACAATTTCTCCGAGGAGTGCATCATTGGTCGTGGTGGTCATGGAGTTGTTTACAAG GGAGAACAGGACAATGGGGAATGCATTGCTGTGAAGAAGTTTCATCTCATGCGGGGACTTGACAACGAGAAATTTAAAAATGAGTTTAATAATCTTATGAGGGTCCGACATCGAAATACCGTACGGTTAGTTGGTTACTGCCATCATACAGAACAAGTGCTTGTTGAGCACAATGGAGAACATGTTTCTGCTAGAGTGGAAGAAAGAGCCTTATGCTCTGAATACTTGCCAGGAGGAAGCCTTGACACACATCTTTCTA ATGAATCATGTGCACTTGATTGGCACATATGTTACAACATAATTAAGGGATTATGTGAGGGTTTACATTACCTTCACGAAGGACTCGAGTATCCTATATACCATCTGGAATTAAGACCTACAAAAATTTTGCTGGATAAGGACATGATGCCAAAAATTGGGGGTTTTGGTTTCTCTAGACATTCAACAGAAACCTTCAACACATCAGAAGTCATGGGAACAAG TGTATACATGCCACCAGAATACATCAGTAAACGACAAATTACACCAAAGTTTGATGTATTCAGTCTGGGCGTTATAATATTGCAAATAATGGCAGGAAAGCAGAGCTACATCAAATGTGCAGATATTCCTCCTGAAGAATTTATTGAGCTT GTATATGGATTATGGGTAAATAGGCTGCAGGACACAATATCGAAGCGTACTTCACGTGAAGTTAGAACATGCATCGGAATAGCTCTAAAATGCGTGGAGTTCAATCTGATGAAGAGGCCTAGTATAAATGAGATCATACAAGAACTGAATAAGGTTGATATTGTTGAGTGGTCATTCGAGTTCTTAGAACTCATTACAAATGGTTTTTCTGAGCAGAACATAGTTGGCCGTGGCGGATATGGAGTTATTTACAAG GGTGTGTTGGAGAATGGAGAAGAGATTGCTGTTAAGAAACTTCATCCGGTGTTGTGGATTGATGATGAGCAGTTTGAGAATGAGCTTAATATTCTAATGAGGGTCAAACACAAAAATATCATACAGTTAGTTGGCTACTGCCACCATACATCCCAGATAGTTGCCGAGTACAAAGGAGAACATGTTTCTGCTAGTGTGGTAGAAAGAGCGATTTGTTTGGAATACATGCAGGGTGGAAGTCTTGCCGATCACCTTTCGG ATGAACCTTGCAGACTTGATTGGGACAAATGCTACAAAATAATAAAAGAAATTTGTGAAGGTTTACATTACCTTCATAATGTTGATGCTCCCATTTACCATCTGGACTTAAAACCTGCCAATATTTTGTTGGATAAGGATATGGTAGCAAAACTTGGTGATTTTGGTTTGTCAAGATTATTTCATTCGATGCAAACCTATATCACAGAATCCCAAGATATGAAAGGAACACG TGGATATATGCCACCAGAATACATCAATAGACAACAAATCAGTCCGAAGTTTGACGTATTCAGTCTCGGGGTCATCATCATACAAATAATGGCAGGAAAGGATGGCTACTTCAACTGTGCAGACACACCTCCGAAAGAATTTATTAAGCAT GTATGTGAAAACTGGCGAATGAGGCTGCAAGCAATGATGCCGTCCCATGTATCTGAAGAAGTGAGGGCATGCATCGAAATAGCATTAAAATGTGTGGAGGACGACCGGACCAGAAGGCCTACTATAGCCCAGATTGTCAATGAACTAAGTAACATTGGTATTGCTAAAAGTAAACCCATATGTCAG TGGGCAAACAAGCTGTCTGCGTTGAAGACCTTTCTCACTTCAAGCATTGGCTGTTCCTCTTAG